The genomic interval GCCCTCCCATTTATCAACTCCCCTAATTTTCATTGTACAGATGACACGCAACAAAATGATTATTTTCAACCTCCATTAGAGGAGGCTTTTGCTTTTTACAAATGCTCTTTACCGATGGGCATCTTGGATGAAATCTACAACCAGAGGGAGGATAAAGCAAATTAGGAACTACTCCTAGTATTATCTCCAAATCATTAACCCTTGTCCCTATACGAGGAACTGCTTTTAAGAGAAGGCTGGTATATGGATGTAAGGAATTTTTGAAAAGAGACGTTACGTCTGTATACTCTACTACATATCCAGCATACATAACCACGACCATATCTGCCATCTCAGCTATTACAGTTAAGTCATGTGTTATCCAAAGTATAGAAATCCCGTATTTTTCCTGGAGTTTCTCTATTAAGTTTAAAAACTGTGCTTGAACAGTAACATCTAAGGCTGTTGTTGGTTCATCTAATATTAACAGATCAGGATTCCCAGCGAGTGCCATTGCTATCATTACTCTTTGTTTCATACCTCCAGATAGTTCATGAGGATACATTCTAATAACCCTTTCAGGTGCAGGAATATCAACATCTTTTAATAAATTTATTGCTCTTTCTTTTACTTCTTTTTTGGCCATTGTAAAATGGTAAATTAGAACCTCGGCTATCTGGTCTTCAACAGTCAA from Nitrospinota bacterium carries:
- a CDS encoding ABC transporter ATP-binding protein yields the protein LTVEDQIAEVLIYHFTMAKKEVKERAINLLKDVDIPAPERVIRMYPHELSGGMKQRVMIAMALAGNPDLLILDEPTTALDVTVQAQFLNLIEKLQEKYGISILWITHDLTVIAEMADMVVVMYAGYVVEYTDVTSLFKNSLHPYTSLLLKAVPRIGTRVNDLEIILGVVPNLLYPPSGCRFHPRCPSVKSICKKQKPPLMEVENNHFVACHLYNEN